Proteins co-encoded in one Magnetococcales bacterium genomic window:
- a CDS encoding response regulator, translating to AELAGYQAHLESLVAERTGELEKIAVELRTAKDVAEEATRMKSDFLANMSHEIRTPMNAIIGMAHLAMQTDMTPKQRDYAEKIQRSGQHLLGIINDILDFSKIEAGKLEVEEVDFDLDKMLDNVANLIGDKCHAKGLELIFDVDPHLSRNLRGDPLRLGQVLVNYANNAVKFTEKGEIVIRVRKGTGADPMPLVRFEVQDTGIGLTSEQQARLFHSFQQADSSTTRKYGGTGLGLAISRKLAQLMGGDVGVESEVGKGSTFWFTAVLHSGSRSRQQLLPAPDLRERRILVVDDNALARQILGDMLRSMTFHVTEASSGIEALQQVQLAETTKHPFDVLFVDWQMPDMDGVETARRLKNLAGIQMPHLVMVTAYGREEVFREARNIGFETILVKPVNASTLFDTVIRTLGGHQEEEHVVAKSENNIFKNLETIRGADVLLVEDNDLNQQVAMELLSGAGVVPTLAENGAIAVRLVQEKRFDLVLMDMHMPVMDGLMATRAIRAMPGFAQLPILAMTANAMEADRDKCLAGGMNDHVPKPIDPDELFAALLRWISPRKGLGEQAENKVTATTSLDPPQAENKSTATTLPDSLAHIAGLDVPTALKRVLGKRAFYEDLLRKYVAGQAESVHTVRVHLAAGERHEAERVAHTLKGVSGNIGAVRIQELAARMESAIKDNLAVTDIEPLLTDVENELTSLLRSLRQSLGTGGEKEKESSIAKDVIIDRSAAKKIVDRMELLLSEDDPESIAFFEQERSLIVSIFGKTTENIEKLIKNYDMEGALALLRQARKDHPEISGS from the coding sequence GTGCCGAACTGGCAGGTTATCAGGCCCATCTGGAATCACTGGTCGCCGAACGCACCGGGGAATTGGAAAAAATTGCAGTCGAACTGCGCACCGCCAAGGATGTGGCCGAAGAAGCCACCCGGATGAAATCGGACTTTCTGGCCAACATGAGCCATGAAATCCGGACCCCCATGAATGCCATCATCGGCATGGCCCACCTGGCCATGCAAACCGACATGACCCCCAAACAGCGGGATTATGCGGAAAAAATTCAACGTTCCGGACAACACCTCCTGGGCATCATCAATGACATCCTGGATTTTTCCAAGATCGAGGCAGGCAAACTGGAAGTGGAAGAAGTTGATTTCGATCTGGATAAAATGCTCGACAACGTGGCCAATCTCATCGGCGACAAGTGCCATGCCAAGGGATTGGAACTGATTTTCGATGTGGATCCCCATCTTTCCAGAAACCTCCGAGGCGATCCCCTGCGTCTGGGACAGGTGTTGGTCAACTATGCCAACAATGCGGTCAAATTTACCGAAAAAGGTGAAATCGTCATTCGCGTCCGGAAGGGAACAGGCGCGGATCCAATGCCCCTGGTTCGCTTCGAGGTGCAGGATACAGGCATTGGTTTGACCTCCGAACAGCAGGCCAGATTGTTCCACTCCTTTCAGCAGGCAGACAGTTCCACCACGCGCAAGTATGGAGGGACCGGTCTGGGACTGGCCATCTCCCGGAAGCTCGCCCAGCTCATGGGCGGCGATGTCGGGGTGGAAAGCGAGGTGGGAAAAGGAAGTACCTTCTGGTTTACAGCCGTGTTGCATTCCGGCTCACGCTCCCGGCAGCAATTGTTGCCGGCACCGGATCTGCGGGAACGGCGCATCCTGGTGGTGGATGACAATGCCCTGGCGCGGCAAATCCTGGGTGACATGTTGCGCAGCATGACCTTCCACGTCACGGAGGCATCTTCCGGTATTGAAGCCTTGCAGCAGGTTCAGCTTGCCGAAACCACGAAGCACCCCTTCGATGTTCTCTTTGTGGATTGGCAGATGCCGGATATGGATGGCGTGGAGACTGCGCGGCGTCTGAAAAACCTGGCTGGAATCCAGATGCCCCACCTCGTGATGGTGACGGCCTATGGACGGGAAGAGGTGTTTCGGGAGGCCCGGAATATCGGTTTTGAAACCATTCTGGTCAAGCCGGTCAATGCCTCGACACTTTTCGATACGGTCATCCGCACTCTGGGTGGCCATCAGGAGGAAGAACATGTTGTTGCCAAATCTGAAAATAACATATTCAAAAATCTTGAAACAATCCGCGGGGCCGACGTGCTGCTCGTGGAAGACAATGATCTGAATCAACAGGTGGCCATGGAACTGCTCTCCGGGGCCGGGGTGGTCCCGACTTTGGCGGAAAATGGCGCGATTGCCGTGCGCCTGGTGCAGGAAAAACGGTTCGACCTCGTGTTGATGGACATGCACATGCCGGTCATGGACGGCCTGATGGCAACCCGGGCCATTCGTGCCATGCCCGGCTTTGCCCAATTGCCGATTCTGGCCATGACCGCCAATGCCATGGAAGCGGACCGCGATAAATGTCTGGCGGGTGGCATGAACGATCATGTCCCCAAACCCATTGATCCGGATGAACTGTTTGCCGCCTTGTTGCGATGGATCTCGCCCCGCAAAGGTCTGGGGGAACAGGCTGAAAATAAGGTTACGGCAACAACATCGCTGGATCCTCCGCAAGCCGAAAACAAGAGTACGGCAACAACGTTGCCGGATTCTCTGGCACACATAGCCGGTCTGGATGTGCCGACAGCTCTCAAACGGGTCTTGGGAAAACGCGCCTTCTACGAGGATTTATTGCGCAAGTATGTGGCAGGGCAGGCGGAAAGTGTTCATACCGTGCGTGTCCACCTGGCTGCCGGGGAACGCCATGAGGCGGAAAGGGTGGCCCATACCCTCAAGGGAGTCTCAGGAAATATTGGTGCCGTGCGGATTCAAGAGTTGGCGGCTCGCATGGAAAGTGCCATCAAGGATAATCTCGCTGTCACAGATATCGAACCCCTCCTGACAGACGTTGAAAATGAGTTGACATCCCTGTTACGCTCCCTGCGACAATCCCTGGGAACAGGGGGCGAAAAGGAAAAAGAATCTTCAATCGCCAAGGATGTGATCATCGACCGGTCGGCAGCCAAAAAGATTGTAGATCGGATGGAACTGTTGCTGAGCGAAGATGATCCAGAAAGCATCGCTTTTTTTGAACAGGAACGTTCCCTGATCGTCTCTATTTTTGGAAAAACCACTGAGAATATTGAAAAATTGATAAAAAATTACGACATGGAAGGGGCGTTGGCCCTTCTGCGTCAGGCACGCAAGGATCATCCGGAAATTTCTGGAAGTTGA
- a CDS encoding response regulator, with the protein MSNATVEKQSILVVDDTPDNLTLLSGLLKDIYKVKVANSGERALRIARSETPPDVILLDIMMPGMDGFEVMRLLQAEPSTRAIPVIFLTAKSEVEDEEQGLALGAVDYITKPISPPILLARVRTHLALKQARDQLQNQNDILEEKVKERTRDLVISQNKLQKLVELGLALSQEQDTNRLLEKILFGGKELLHADAATLYLCQDDEYLEFAIRSRQDNLPMDRIPLRDPATGQENHQYISVHVALTGESVCLSDLYGECRPFDTAGVHQFDKATGYHTRSMLTVALKSRSGEPIGVLQLLNAMDPDTNSIIPFQPETIQLAEAMASQAGMALDNHHLILALEKRLDAIIKLVASAIDAKSPYTGGHCERVPEIGRLLAEAACNSTSGPFADFSMAPDEWKAFQLAGWLHDCGKVTTPEFVVDKATKLETLYNRIHEIRTRFEVLRRDCEIAALQQNQLPGADPQRIEAEKATAIAELESDFAFLARCNVGDELMTPDMIARLERIAQRTWYRTFDDRLGLSHVELDRIAHVPVVPLPAEEYLLMDKPGHIISRQEAPLSYDPAAWNIRLPIPEHLYHNGELYNLKIARGTLNNEERYKINEHAIYTIIMLSQLPLPKNMRNIVEYAGCHHETQDGRGYPRRLQREQQSVQARILAIADIFEALTASDRPYKKAKTLSEALKVMSFMVRDQHIDKDLFDLFLSSGIYQTYADQYLRPEQKDSIDPELYKPK; encoded by the coding sequence TTGTCAAATGCCACGGTTGAGAAACAATCCATCCTGGTGGTGGATGATACCCCGGACAACCTGACTCTCTTGAGCGGGCTGCTCAAGGATATCTACAAGGTGAAAGTGGCCAATTCCGGGGAACGTGCCCTGCGGATCGCCCGTTCGGAAACCCCGCCGGATGTGATCCTTCTGGATATCATGATGCCAGGCATGGACGGCTTCGAGGTCATGCGGTTGTTGCAGGCCGAACCCTCGACCCGGGCCATTCCCGTCATCTTTCTGACCGCCAAGAGCGAAGTGGAAGACGAAGAACAGGGGTTGGCCCTGGGTGCAGTGGATTACATTACCAAACCCATCAGTCCGCCCATTCTGTTGGCCCGGGTGCGCACCCATCTTGCCTTGAAGCAGGCCCGTGATCAGTTGCAAAACCAGAATGACATTCTGGAAGAGAAGGTCAAGGAACGAACCCGCGACCTGGTCATCTCCCAAAATAAATTGCAAAAACTCGTCGAATTGGGCTTGGCGCTCTCCCAGGAACAGGATACCAACCGGTTGCTGGAAAAAATTCTTTTCGGGGGCAAGGAGCTGCTGCATGCCGATGCGGCCACACTCTACCTTTGCCAGGATGATGAATATCTTGAGTTTGCCATTCGTTCCCGCCAGGACAACCTGCCCATGGACAGGATTCCTCTGCGGGACCCCGCAACCGGCCAGGAAAATCACCAATACATATCCGTCCATGTGGCCCTGACCGGCGAGAGTGTCTGTTTGAGCGATCTTTATGGTGAATGCCGTCCATTCGATACTGCGGGAGTTCACCAGTTTGATAAGGCCACGGGTTATCACACCCGTTCCATGCTGACCGTGGCCTTGAAATCCCGCAGCGGTGAGCCGATTGGCGTTCTGCAATTGCTCAATGCCATGGACCCAGATACAAACAGCATCATTCCTTTCCAGCCGGAAACGATCCAACTGGCCGAAGCCATGGCGTCTCAGGCCGGCATGGCCCTGGACAATCACCATTTGATCCTGGCCCTGGAAAAACGCCTGGATGCCATCATCAAACTGGTGGCCAGTGCCATCGATGCCAAATCTCCCTACACCGGAGGCCATTGCGAACGGGTGCCGGAAATCGGGCGTCTGTTGGCCGAGGCGGCCTGCAATTCCACATCAGGTCCTTTTGCCGATTTTTCCATGGCCCCGGATGAGTGGAAAGCTTTCCAACTGGCAGGTTGGTTGCACGATTGTGGCAAGGTGACCACACCGGAATTCGTCGTGGACAAGGCCACCAAACTGGAGACCCTCTACAACCGTATCCACGAAATTCGCACCCGCTTCGAGGTGCTGCGCCGGGATTGTGAAATTGCAGCCCTGCAACAAAATCAGTTGCCAGGGGCAGACCCGCAACGTATCGAAGCTGAAAAGGCCACCGCCATTGCCGAACTGGAAAGTGATTTTGCCTTCCTTGCCCGGTGCAATGTGGGTGATGAACTGATGACACCAGACATGATCGCCCGTCTGGAGCGCATTGCCCAACGGACCTGGTATCGCACTTTCGATGATCGTCTGGGACTTTCGCATGTGGAATTGGACCGCATTGCACATGTTCCTGTGGTCCCCCTGCCGGCTGAAGAATATTTGCTGATGGACAAACCGGGACATATCATCTCACGCCAGGAAGCACCCCTTTCCTACGACCCCGCAGCCTGGAACATACGCCTTCCGATTCCCGAACACCTCTACCATAATGGTGAGCTGTATAATCTCAAGATTGCCCGGGGCACCCTCAACAATGAGGAACGCTACAAAATCAATGAACATGCCATCTATACAATTATCATGTTGTCGCAACTGCCTCTTCCCAAGAACATGCGCAATATCGTAGAATATGCAGGGTGTCATCATGAAACACAAGATGGCAGGGGATATCCGCGGCGTTTGCAGCGGGAACAACAGTCGGTTCAGGCACGCATTCTGGCCATTGCGGATATTTTCGAGGCGTTGACAGCCTCGGATCGTCCCTACAAAAAAGCCAAAACCCTCTCCGAAGCATTGAAGGTCATGTCTTTCATGGTCCGTGATCAACATATCGACAAGGATTTGTTTGACCTGTTCCTCAGCAGTGGCATCTACCAGACCTATGCTGATCAATATTTGCGTCCAGAACAAAAAGACTCCATAGATCCAGAACTTTATAAACCAAAATGA
- a CDS encoding MerR family transcriptional regulator, with protein MWTIGKLARHFGLSRSTLLYYDRIGLLSPSLRSTVNYRLYSEVDFKRMERIATLREAGIPLDKIRDLCDRPTNSMEEALEYQLFQTNQEIAKLRTQQHAIIKLLKHNNIMRQSRIMDKAGWINLLEGAGMDDTAKNLWHVLFEKNAPLAHQDFLESLGIEQEEINQIRAYAQAAIHDLPKNA; from the coding sequence ATGTGGACCATTGGAAAACTTGCCCGTCACTTCGGTCTCTCCAGGTCAACATTGTTGTATTATGACCGGATTGGCCTGTTGTCTCCCTCTCTGCGCAGCACTGTCAACTATCGTCTGTACTCCGAGGTTGACTTCAAACGCATGGAACGCATTGCCACTTTGCGCGAAGCCGGGATACCTCTGGATAAAATCCGTGATCTCTGCGACAGGCCAACAAATTCCATGGAGGAGGCTCTTGAATACCAACTGTTCCAGACCAACCAGGAAATTGCCAAACTGCGCACCCAACAACATGCAATTATCAAATTATTGAAACACAACAACATCATGCGTCAATCACGCATCATGGACAAGGCCGGGTGGATCAATCTGCTGGAAGGGGCCGGCATGGATGATACAGCCAAGAATCTTTGGCATGTCTTGTTCGAAAAAAATGCCCCCCTTGCCCACCAGGATTTTTTGGAATCCCTTGGCATTGAACAGGAAGAGATCAACCAGATTCGGGCTTACGCACAAGCCGCCATCCACGATCTACCAAAGAACGCATGA